The following are encoded together in the Kribbella sp. CA-293567 genome:
- a CDS encoding hemolysin family protein has product MNETLLNIVLIFVFVLIGGVFAAAEMALVSLRDSQLKSISQRGRRGEIVAKVAANPNRFLSAVQIGVTLMGFLSAAFGGATLADSLSPHLQDLGLPESVANTVALVLITVAISYVSIVLGELAAKRLALQRAETFALGLAPLVDRIASGARPVIWLLSRSTDLVVRALGGDPNANREVMSDEELREIVSAHESLGEEERRIVDDVFEAGSRQLRELMLPRTEVDFVDAEMPAYKAVKFAAERPHSRYPVMNGSADDIVGFVHVRDLFDPAVASRSVRVGDLAREVLMLPDTAKLLPTLTEMRRRSTHLAIVLDEYGGTAGIVTLEDLVEELIGDIKDEYDEESTETTRLRSGDVEVDGLLNLDDFADETGVELPDGPYETVAGFVAAQLGRVPSVGDEGAVDGYKLTVKEMDGRRVARVRVHRVSGDEAVVSTD; this is encoded by the coding sequence ATGAACGAAACCCTGCTCAACATCGTCCTGATCTTCGTCTTCGTGCTGATCGGTGGTGTCTTCGCCGCCGCCGAGATGGCGCTGGTCTCCCTGCGGGACAGCCAGCTCAAGTCGATCTCCCAGCGCGGCCGGCGCGGCGAGATCGTCGCCAAGGTGGCCGCCAACCCGAACCGCTTCCTGTCCGCCGTGCAGATCGGCGTGACGCTGATGGGCTTCCTGTCCGCCGCCTTCGGTGGCGCGACGCTGGCCGACAGCCTGTCACCGCACCTGCAGGATCTCGGCCTGCCCGAGTCGGTGGCGAACACCGTCGCGCTGGTGCTGATCACCGTGGCCATCTCCTACGTCTCGATCGTGCTCGGCGAGCTCGCGGCCAAGCGGCTGGCGCTGCAGCGGGCCGAGACGTTCGCACTCGGTCTGGCGCCGCTGGTCGACCGGATCGCTTCCGGTGCCCGGCCGGTGATCTGGCTGTTGTCCCGCTCGACCGACCTGGTGGTCCGCGCGCTCGGCGGTGACCCGAACGCGAACCGCGAGGTGATGTCGGACGAGGAGCTGCGCGAGATCGTCTCCGCGCACGAGTCGCTCGGCGAGGAGGAGCGCCGGATCGTCGACGACGTCTTCGAGGCCGGCAGCCGGCAGTTGCGCGAACTGATGCTGCCGCGGACCGAGGTGGACTTCGTCGACGCCGAGATGCCGGCGTACAAAGCGGTGAAGTTCGCCGCCGAGCGACCGCACTCGCGCTACCCGGTGATGAACGGCTCGGCCGACGACATCGTCGGCTTCGTGCACGTCCGCGACCTGTTCGATCCCGCGGTCGCCAGCCGGTCGGTCCGGGTCGGTGACCTCGCCCGCGAGGTGCTGATGCTGCCCGACACCGCGAAGCTGCTGCCGACGCTGACCGAGATGCGCCGGCGCAGCACCCACCTGGCGATCGTGCTCGACGAGTACGGCGGCACCGCCGGCATCGTCACGCTCGAGGACCTGGTCGAGGAGCTGATCGGCGACATCAAGGACGAGTACGACGAGGAGTCCACCGAGACCACCCGGCTGCGCAGCGGTGACGTCGAGGTGGACGGCCTGCTCAACCTGGACGACTTCGCCGACGAGACCGGCGTCGAGCTGCCCGACGGCCCGTACGAGACGGTGGCCGGTTTCGTGGCCGCCCAGCTGGGCCGGGTGCCCTCAGTCGGCGACGAGGGCGCGGTCGACGGCTACAAGCTCACGGTCAAGGAGATGGACGGCCGCCGGGTGGCCCGGGTCCGGGTGCATCGCGTCAGCGGGGACGAAGCCGTCGTCAGCACCGACTAG
- the galT gene encoding galactose-1-phosphate uridylyltransferase: protein MNTTARGARRTDTTLSDGRQLIYYDPADAPVRVPLEDTRGLPAPKPLAEFRTDPLTGDTITFATHRNTRTYLPPADQCPLDASRPGNATEIPDHDYNVAVFENRFPSFSGPGRCEVVCFTSDHTKSFTQLSQGQARLVVEAWADRTAELSSRPDIEYVFAFENRGREIGVTLSHPHGQIYGYPFLPPRIQTLMARAREYQEVAGSNLFADVLAAERKDGRRVVAENANWTAFVPQAARWPVEVHLYPHRQVAGISDLTTEERDDFAQLYLDVLGRFDGLYGEDLPYIAAWHPAPVRVDRELGYLHLELLSIRRAQDKIKYLAGSESGMGAFISDTLPEDVAEMLRKVGS, encoded by the coding sequence ATGAACACCACTGCACGCGGTGCGCGCCGGACGGACACCACCTTGTCCGACGGCCGGCAACTGATCTACTACGACCCGGCCGACGCGCCGGTCCGGGTCCCGCTCGAGGACACCCGGGGCCTGCCGGCGCCGAAGCCGCTGGCCGAGTTCCGGACCGATCCGCTGACCGGTGACACGATCACCTTCGCCACCCACCGCAACACCCGGACCTACCTGCCGCCGGCCGACCAGTGCCCGCTGGATGCCAGCCGGCCGGGCAACGCCACCGAGATCCCGGACCACGACTACAACGTGGCCGTCTTCGAGAACCGGTTCCCGTCGTTCTCCGGCCCGGGCCGGTGCGAGGTGGTCTGCTTCACCAGCGACCACACCAAGTCCTTCACCCAGTTGTCCCAGGGCCAGGCCCGGCTGGTGGTCGAGGCCTGGGCCGACCGGACCGCGGAGCTGAGCTCCCGGCCCGACATCGAGTACGTCTTCGCCTTCGAGAACCGCGGCCGCGAGATCGGCGTCACGCTGAGCCACCCGCACGGCCAGATCTACGGCTACCCGTTCCTGCCGCCGCGGATCCAGACCCTGATGGCGCGCGCCCGGGAGTACCAGGAAGTTGCCGGAAGCAACCTCTTTGCCGACGTCCTGGCCGCCGAGCGCAAGGACGGCCGCCGGGTGGTCGCGGAGAACGCGAACTGGACCGCGTTCGTGCCGCAGGCCGCGCGCTGGCCGGTCGAGGTACACCTCTACCCGCACCGCCAGGTGGCCGGCATCTCCGACCTGACCACGGAGGAGCGGGACGACTTCGCCCAGCTGTACCTCGACGTACTGGGCCGTTTCGACGGTCTGTACGGCGAGGACCTGCCCTACATCGCCGCCTGGCACCCGGCGCCGGTCCGGGTCGATCGCGAGCTGGGCTACCTGCACCTGGAGCTGTTGTCGATCCGGCGGGCCCAGGACAAGATCAAGTACCTGGCCGGCTCGGAGTCCGGGATGGGTGCCTTCATCTCCGACACCCTGCCCGAGGATGTCGCCGAGATGCTGCGGAAGGTTGGCTCATGA
- the galK gene encoding galactokinase — translation MSKFVEVFGVPADGVWRAPGRVNLIGEHTDYNDGLVLPIALPNQITVTASARTDGVVAVASSGQDGIITFELDSLAPGSVADWAAYPAGAAWVLLKDGYEIGGANLLVESDLPSGAGLSSSAALLCATAVALLGLRDLDVDPAEVARLAQRAENQYVGAPVGLMDQMASMCCTAGHALYFDIRAMSTDQIPFDPAADDLALLVIDVKAPHRHVDGEYAARRKSCEQAAAELGVPALRSIAPEDLDDALGRLSDDVARRRVRHVVTEIRRVEDTIALLRAGRLRDVGPLFTASHASLRDDFEITVPELDVAVDTALAAGALGARMTGGGFGGCIVALVEASATNEVLAAIEKAFSKEGFTKPTSLDATPSAGASRVS, via the coding sequence ATGAGCAAGTTCGTGGAGGTCTTCGGCGTTCCGGCCGACGGGGTGTGGCGCGCGCCCGGCCGGGTCAACCTGATCGGCGAGCACACCGACTACAACGACGGTCTGGTGCTGCCGATCGCGCTGCCGAACCAGATCACGGTCACCGCCTCGGCCCGGACCGACGGGGTGGTCGCGGTGGCGTCCTCCGGCCAGGACGGGATCATCACCTTCGAGCTGGACTCGCTGGCTCCCGGCTCGGTGGCGGACTGGGCCGCCTACCCGGCCGGCGCGGCCTGGGTGCTGCTGAAGGACGGCTACGAGATCGGCGGGGCGAACCTGCTCGTCGAGTCCGACCTGCCGTCCGGCGCCGGGTTGTCGTCGTCCGCCGCCCTGCTCTGCGCGACCGCCGTCGCCCTGCTCGGCCTGCGTGACCTCGACGTCGATCCGGCCGAGGTCGCCCGGCTCGCTCAGCGCGCCGAGAACCAGTACGTCGGGGCGCCGGTCGGTCTGATGGACCAGATGGCGTCGATGTGCTGCACGGCCGGCCACGCCCTGTACTTCGACATCCGCGCGATGTCGACCGACCAGATCCCCTTCGACCCCGCGGCCGACGACCTCGCCTTGCTGGTGATCGACGTGAAGGCACCGCACCGGCACGTGGACGGCGAGTACGCCGCCCGCCGGAAGTCCTGCGAGCAAGCCGCGGCCGAACTCGGCGTACCGGCGCTGCGGTCGATCGCCCCCGAGGACCTGGACGATGCTTTGGGCCGGCTGTCCGACGACGTCGCGCGCCGCCGCGTCCGGCACGTGGTGACCGAGATCCGCCGGGTAGAGGACACGATCGCCCTCCTGCGCGCTGGCCGCTTGCGCGACGTCGGCCCGCTCTTCACCGCCTCGCACGCCTCGCTGCGCGACGACTTCGAGATCACCGTTCCCGAACTGGACGTGGCCGTGGACACGGCGCTGGCCGCCGGTGCCCTCGGCGCCCGGATGACAGGCGGCGGCTTCGGCGGCTGCATCGTCGCCCTGGTCGAGGCTTCGGCGACCAACGAGGTGCTGGCTGCCATCGAAAAGGCCTTCTCGAAAGAGGGCTTCACCAAGCCGACCTCCCTGGACGCCACCCCCTCAGCAGGCGCCTCCCGCGTCTCGTAG
- a CDS encoding MFS transporter has protein sequence MTRTGTAPLGRPFWVVWCAGAVSFIGDGITFGALPLLAASFTRDPRIVSLSEAVAGAGWLLLGLVSGVMVDRWRRTSTMWIVDALRAVLAGILAALIIADVANIPILLIAGFALGLLAPFFDNAASVIVPDLVAGEALERANGYQQVSLLLLASLIGPPVGAALFVIDRGLPIVVDAVSFAVAAILVWSIRHATPPQQPAADRHLGRELKEGLTYLWQHKLLRSLCLLLLVLNAVGTGIIAILVLYVLEVLDLPEAGFGWLVATYAVGGIAGGLLAPRWSKRTPMVVSVIGSSLVSGLMIIVFGFATNLVVVAIAVIVLGLAGTWWNVVTITLRQRLVPPALLGRVTSVYRMVGFCAAPLGAVGAGLLAHSTTLTFPYIAMGVLQLIATLCFAPTIRRELATC, from the coding sequence GTGACCCGGACCGGTACGGCGCCCCTGGGACGACCGTTCTGGGTCGTCTGGTGTGCCGGAGCGGTCTCGTTCATCGGCGACGGCATCACCTTCGGGGCACTGCCGCTGCTGGCGGCGTCCTTCACCCGGGACCCGCGGATCGTCTCGCTCAGCGAGGCGGTGGCCGGCGCGGGCTGGCTGCTGCTGGGCCTGGTCTCCGGGGTGATGGTCGACCGCTGGCGGCGTACGTCGACGATGTGGATCGTCGACGCGCTCCGCGCCGTGCTGGCCGGCATCCTCGCCGCCTTGATCATCGCCGACGTCGCGAACATCCCGATCCTGCTGATCGCCGGCTTCGCCCTCGGACTGCTGGCGCCGTTCTTCGACAACGCCGCCTCCGTGATCGTGCCGGACCTGGTCGCCGGCGAGGCCCTGGAACGCGCCAACGGCTACCAGCAGGTCTCGTTGCTGCTGCTCGCCAGCCTGATCGGCCCGCCTGTCGGCGCCGCGCTCTTCGTCATCGACCGCGGCCTCCCGATCGTCGTCGACGCCGTCTCCTTCGCCGTCGCCGCGATCCTGGTCTGGTCGATCAGGCACGCCACCCCACCCCAGCAGCCGGCCGCCGACCGTCACCTGGGCCGCGAGCTCAAAGAGGGCCTGACCTACCTGTGGCAGCACAAACTGCTGCGCTCGCTCTGCCTGCTCCTGCTGGTCCTGAACGCGGTCGGCACCGGCATCATCGCCATCCTCGTGCTCTACGTCCTGGAGGTGCTGGACCTGCCGGAGGCCGGTTTCGGCTGGCTGGTCGCGACGTACGCCGTCGGTGGCATAGCGGGCGGCCTGCTGGCCCCACGCTGGTCCAAGCGCACGCCGATGGTGGTCAGCGTGATCGGCTCGTCGCTCGTCTCGGGCCTGATGATCATCGTCTTCGGCTTCGCCACCAACCTCGTCGTGGTGGCGATCGCCGTGATCGTCCTCGGCCTGGCCGGTACGTGGTGGAACGTCGTGACGATCACCCTGCGCCAACGCCTCGTCCCGCCCGCACTCCTGGGCCGAGTCACCTCGGTCTACCGCATGGTCGGCTTCTGCGCCGCCCCACTGGGTGCGGTAGGTGCCGGCCTCCTGGCCCACAGCACCACCCTGACGTTCCCCTACATAGCCATGGGCGTCCTGCAGCTGATCGCCACCCTCTGTTTCGCCCCCACCATCCGCAGAGAACTGGCGACCTGCTGA
- a CDS encoding DeoR/GlpR family DNA-binding transcription regulator, with amino-acid sequence MNVTGAAEPSRGRGGQLAAQRQATIVAEVNSRGAITVAELVERFGVSDMTIRRDLDALDSSGLLHKVHGGATSVGLRSAHEPGFDAKLTQESAAKQSIAIEAAGRVRPDSAIGIGAGTTTYALARQLLRVENLTVVTNSARIADVFHGNGRSDRTVVLIGGIRTPSDALVGPIATAALQSLHLDLLFLGAHGVDAHHGLSTPNLMEAETNRSFIAASREVILVADHTKWGTVGLSTFATWSDVQVVVTDAGLPQPARKAMRETGSELIIAS; translated from the coding sequence GTGAACGTCACCGGAGCAGCCGAACCGTCCCGCGGCCGGGGCGGCCAGCTCGCCGCCCAGCGGCAGGCCACGATCGTTGCCGAGGTCAACAGCCGCGGCGCGATCACGGTGGCCGAACTGGTCGAGCGCTTCGGCGTCTCCGACATGACGATCCGGCGCGACCTGGACGCCCTCGACTCCAGCGGCCTGCTGCACAAGGTGCACGGCGGCGCCACGTCGGTCGGCCTGCGCAGCGCGCACGAGCCGGGCTTCGACGCCAAGCTGACCCAGGAGTCCGCGGCCAAGCAGTCGATCGCGATCGAGGCGGCCGGCCGGGTGCGGCCGGACAGCGCGATCGGGATCGGCGCCGGTACGACGACGTACGCGCTGGCCCGGCAGTTGCTGCGGGTGGAGAACCTCACCGTCGTCACCAACTCGGCCCGGATCGCCGACGTCTTCCACGGCAACGGCCGCTCCGACCGCACTGTCGTGCTGATCGGCGGCATCCGGACCCCGTCCGACGCCCTGGTCGGGCCGATCGCCACCGCCGCCCTGCAGTCGCTGCATCTGGACCTGCTGTTCCTCGGCGCCCACGGCGTCGACGCGCACCACGGGCTGAGCACCCCGAACCTGATGGAGGCGGAGACGAACCGCTCCTTCATCGCCGCCAGCCGCGAGGTGATCCTGGTCGCCGACCACACCAAGTGGGGCACGGTCGGCCTGAGCACCTTCGCCACCTGGTCGGACGTCCAGGTGGTGGTGACCGACGCCGGACTGCCGCAGCCGGCCAGAAAAGCCATGCGCGAGACAGGCAGTGAACTCATAATCGCTTCGTGA
- a CDS encoding GNAT family N-acetyltransferase, giving the protein MRFPEDVPTLTADAVTLRAHTVSDIEAAYDACQDAEMQRWTTIPVPYERQHAEQYLTEFIPAAWRDGKSWAWAIEYDGRYAGTIDLRPQDGNLGEVGFAVAPWARGNGVMTGALRLAVRHAFEQGWDRVVWRAYVGNWGSRRVAWKCGFRNLVTIPAGGLQRGVRQDEWVASIARDDEPEAQGNWWQVPVIETDRLRLRPFRSTDAKRIAEACDDVRTQEWLAGLPQPYQLSDAEGFIESRPANSAGGEGVSWAIADPETDELLGCVSVFDLQNRIDSTMGEIGYWAHPDARGRGVMSGAVRGAIGHAFTPIADGGLGRRRLVLFAAEGNTASQRVAEVNGFTRTGRERAASPGRDGVFRDLHCFDLLGTDPRP; this is encoded by the coding sequence ATGCGCTTCCCCGAGGACGTCCCGACGCTGACCGCCGACGCCGTCACCCTGCGTGCTCACACGGTCTCGGACATCGAGGCGGCGTACGACGCCTGCCAGGACGCCGAGATGCAGCGCTGGACCACGATCCCGGTGCCCTACGAGCGGCAGCACGCCGAGCAGTACCTGACCGAGTTCATCCCGGCCGCCTGGCGCGACGGCAAGTCGTGGGCCTGGGCGATCGAGTACGACGGCCGCTACGCGGGCACCATCGACCTGCGTCCCCAGGACGGCAACCTCGGCGAGGTCGGTTTCGCGGTGGCGCCCTGGGCCCGGGGCAACGGCGTGATGACCGGGGCGTTGCGGCTGGCCGTGCGGCACGCGTTCGAGCAGGGCTGGGACCGGGTGGTCTGGCGTGCGTACGTCGGCAACTGGGGCTCGCGCCGGGTGGCGTGGAAGTGCGGCTTCCGGAACCTGGTCACGATTCCAGCCGGTGGCCTGCAGCGCGGTGTCCGCCAGGACGAGTGGGTCGCGTCGATCGCTCGGGACGACGAGCCGGAGGCCCAGGGCAACTGGTGGCAGGTGCCGGTGATCGAGACCGATCGGCTCCGGCTGCGGCCGTTTCGCAGTACTGACGCGAAGCGGATCGCCGAGGCCTGCGACGACGTACGGACTCAGGAGTGGCTGGCCGGACTGCCGCAGCCGTACCAGCTGTCCGACGCCGAAGGTTTCATCGAGAGCCGGCCGGCGAACTCGGCCGGCGGCGAGGGTGTCTCCTGGGCGATCGCCGATCCGGAGACCGACGAGCTGCTCGGCTGTGTCAGTGTCTTCGATCTGCAGAACCGGATCGACTCGACGATGGGCGAGATCGGCTACTGGGCCCACCCCGACGCTCGCGGCCGGGGCGTGATGTCCGGCGCGGTGCGCGGCGCGATCGGCCACGCCTTCACCCCGATCGCCGACGGTGGCCTCGGCCGCCGCCGGCTGGTGCTGTTCGCTGCCGAGGGCAACACCGCGTCCCAGCGCGTTGCCGAGGTCAACGGCTTCACCCGCACCGGCCGCGAGCGCGCGGCCTCGCCGGGACGCGACGGCGTGTTCCGCGACCTGCACTGCTTCGACCTGCTGGGCACCGACCCACGACCGTGA
- a CDS encoding GNAT family N-acetyltransferase encodes MRDREELVRRWQAGWSVSRGWTTVEDDNDGILTVRAGEGNRAMEYVVLDADDKPERVERAAELAIAAGSERGAGWVTLATDDREARIEQLEDLGLEVQRDQDWLMTIQLSEQPALKLNERYALHTELEDDLIITRATLHGGVVSSGRMAVVGQDAVADRIETDPAHRRRGLGSAVMASLVETAAAQGAKRGILIASIDGLRLYRSLGWKVVADIVIARS; translated from the coding sequence GTGAGAGATCGTGAGGAACTCGTCCGCCGCTGGCAGGCCGGGTGGTCTGTATCGCGGGGCTGGACCACAGTCGAGGATGACAACGACGGGATCCTGACCGTCCGCGCGGGTGAGGGGAACCGCGCGATGGAGTACGTCGTCCTGGACGCCGACGACAAACCCGAGCGCGTCGAGCGCGCGGCCGAGCTGGCCATCGCGGCGGGGAGCGAGCGCGGCGCCGGCTGGGTCACGCTCGCCACCGACGACCGGGAGGCGCGGATCGAGCAGCTGGAGGATCTCGGGCTGGAGGTGCAGCGCGACCAGGACTGGCTGATGACGATCCAGCTGTCCGAGCAGCCCGCGCTCAAGCTGAACGAGCGCTACGCGCTGCACACCGAGCTCGAGGACGACCTGATCATCACCCGCGCCACGCTGCACGGCGGAGTGGTCTCGAGCGGCCGGATGGCCGTGGTCGGGCAGGACGCCGTCGCCGACCGGATCGAGACCGATCCGGCGCACCGGCGCCGTGGTCTGGGTAGTGCCGTGATGGCCTCGCTGGTGGAGACGGCTGCCGCCCAGGGAGCCAAGCGCGGCATCCTGATCGCCTCGATCGACGGCCTGCGGCTCTACCGCAGCCTCGGCTGGAAGGTCGTCGCCGACATCGTCATCGCTCGATCCTGA
- a CDS encoding CAP domain-containing protein produces the protein MNDAPNDPFHAEQQPPRSHGRRKQQRGVAGPILGALTVLGLLAGTGWYLTHDDTKTTSQDQPLTVRSSTTTDESMVTPSDDVSSPAATPTPTPKPTPTPTATPSATPSKTPKATPTPTRSKTSQPSREGTRSPKPSTKPSPKPSSTSTPRPSSEPPSTKPPAPTGGAEAQVLQLTNNERAKNGCGALRTNSALTKAADLHATDMVVRHYFDHTSLDGRSPFARMKAAGFKGGAMAENIAVGYKSAAAVVDGWMKSEGHRKNILNCDYTMIGIGYDAGQVKPDWGNGSWVQNFGG, from the coding sequence ATGAACGACGCACCGAACGATCCCTTCCACGCTGAGCAGCAGCCGCCGCGCTCGCACGGACGCCGTAAGCAGCAGCGTGGAGTGGCAGGCCCGATCCTCGGTGCCCTGACCGTGCTCGGACTGCTGGCCGGAACGGGCTGGTACCTGACGCACGACGACACGAAGACGACCAGCCAGGACCAGCCGCTGACGGTCCGGAGCAGCACCACCACCGACGAGTCCATGGTGACGCCGTCGGACGACGTCAGCAGCCCGGCGGCAACGCCGACACCTACCCCGAAGCCGACCCCGACGCCGACGGCCACTCCCTCCGCGACGCCTTCGAAGACGCCGAAGGCCACGCCGACGCCGACGCGGTCGAAGACCAGCCAGCCGAGCCGCGAGGGCACCCGCTCCCCCAAGCCGTCGACGAAGCCGTCCCCCAAGCCGAGCAGTACTTCGACGCCGCGGCCGAGCTCCGAGCCGCCGTCGACCAAGCCGCCGGCACCGACCGGTGGCGCCGAGGCGCAGGTGCTGCAGCTGACGAACAACGAGCGCGCCAAGAACGGTTGTGGCGCGCTGCGGACCAACAGCGCGCTGACCAAGGCCGCCGACCTGCACGCGACCGACATGGTGGTCCGGCACTACTTCGACCACACCAGCCTGGACGGCCGCTCGCCGTTCGCCCGGATGAAGGCCGCCGGGTTCAAGGGTGGCGCGATGGCCGAGAACATCGCCGTCGGCTACAAGAGCGCGGCCGCCGTGGTGGACGGCTGGATGAAGAGCGAGGGCCACCGCAAGAACATCCTGAACTGCGACTACACGA